One genomic segment of Thermus oshimai DSM 12092 includes these proteins:
- a CDS encoding gamma-glutamyl-gamma-aminobutyrate hydrolase family protein produces the protein MARFIGIATQFTQGFYGVRTPYLEALVQVGLTPVLLPPQDPEGVERLLPHLDGLLLPGGVDVDPALYGEEPGPGLGEVHPERDALELRLARYAAKEGMPLLGICRGLQVLNVALGGSLHQDLQSPIQHYQKAPWGTLGHSVRQVGKSPLEGLFPETFRVNSYHHQGVKALGQGLRPVAVAPDGLVEAVVLEGHPLFLGVQWHPELLPSHRGLFRLLAGPGV, from the coding sequence ATGGCCAGGTTCATCGGCATCGCCACCCAGTTTACCCAGGGCTTCTACGGGGTGCGCACCCCCTACCTGGAGGCCTTGGTCCAGGTGGGCCTCACCCCCGTCCTCCTCCCCCCCCAGGACCCGGAGGGGGTGGAGCGCCTCCTCCCCCACCTGGACGGCCTCCTCCTCCCCGGGGGGGTGGACGTGGACCCCGCCCTCTACGGGGAGGAGCCCGGGCCCGGCCTGGGGGAGGTGCACCCGGAGCGGGACGCCCTGGAGCTCCGCCTGGCCCGGTACGCGGCCAAAGAGGGCATGCCCCTTCTCGGGATCTGCCGGGGCCTCCAGGTGCTGAACGTGGCCCTAGGAGGAAGCCTCCACCAGGACCTGCAAAGCCCCATCCAGCACTACCAAAAGGCCCCCTGGGGCACCCTCGGGCACAGCGTGCGCCAGGTGGGAAAGAGCCCCCTGGAGGGCCTCTTCCCCGAGACCTTCCGGGTGAACTCCTACCACCACCAGGGGGTGAAGGCCCTGGGCCAGGGGCTTAGGCCCGTGGCCGTGGCCCCAGACGGGCTGGTGGAGGCCGTGGTCCTGGAGGGCCATCCCCTCTTCCTGGGGGTGCAGTGGCACCCCGAGCTCCTTCCGAGCCACCGGGGCCTCTTCCGCCTCCTAGCGGGCCCGGGGGTCTAG
- the lysA gene encoding diaminopimelate decarboxylase — MNLAMPQFTEGFLEALKEAARRFPTPFYAYDLPQVEREVALFREAFPGARLFYALKANPRLGLLRRLRALGLGVEAVSLGEVLRAYRAGFGPEEVVLNGPVKTPEDLRVLAERPPYVVLDSWPDLRRVARLLPGVRVLVRVNPGLEVATHAHLATARKESQFGFLPEEAPSALEEAQALGLRPLGLHLHLGSHLDRPEDFLRGYRVLEGLRGAVGPLEVLDLGGGFGPALDLKALAPEAARLSALYGAQLWLEPGRRLVAGAGVLVVRVWGEKRTGRPYLLLDGGMSVFLRPALYGARHPVLPLYEGEGEGVYDLAGPACEAGDVLAREVRLPRPEEGDALAFLWAGAYGGSMATPYLDTPAPLEVAWTGSGWEVLRPRGRIEALWAGEG; from the coding sequence ATGAACCTGGCCATGCCCCAGTTTACCGAGGGCTTCCTCGAGGCCCTCAAGGAGGCGGCCCGCCGCTTCCCCACCCCCTTTTACGCCTACGACCTCCCCCAGGTGGAGCGGGAGGTGGCCCTCTTCCGGGAGGCCTTCCCCGGGGCCCGGCTCTTCTACGCCCTGAAGGCCAACCCCCGCCTGGGCCTCCTCCGGCGCCTCCGGGCCCTGGGGCTTGGGGTGGAGGCCGTCTCCCTGGGGGAGGTCCTCCGGGCCTACCGGGCGGGGTTCGGCCCGGAGGAGGTGGTCCTGAATGGGCCGGTGAAGACCCCGGAGGACCTGAGGGTCCTGGCGGAACGCCCCCCCTATGTGGTCCTGGACTCCTGGCCGGACCTCCGCCGGGTGGCCCGCCTCCTCCCGGGGGTCCGGGTCCTGGTGCGGGTGAACCCGGGCCTGGAGGTGGCCACCCACGCCCACCTGGCCACCGCCAGGAAGGAGAGCCAGTTCGGCTTCCTCCCCGAGGAGGCGCCCTCCGCCCTGGAGGAGGCCCAGGCCTTGGGACTTAGGCCCCTGGGCCTCCACCTCCACCTGGGCTCCCACCTGGACCGGCCGGAGGACTTCCTCCGGGGCTACCGGGTCCTGGAGGGCCTAAGGGGGGCGGTGGGGCCTTTAGAGGTCCTGGACCTGGGGGGCGGGTTCGGCCCGGCCCTGGACCTGAAGGCCCTGGCCCCGGAGGCGGCCCGCCTATCGGCCCTCTACGGGGCCCAGCTCTGGCTGGAGCCCGGGCGGCGCCTGGTGGCGGGGGCGGGGGTCCTGGTGGTCCGGGTCTGGGGGGAGAAGCGCACCGGCCGGCCCTACCTCCTCCTGGACGGGGGGATGAGCGTCTTCCTCCGCCCCGCCCTCTACGGGGCCCGGCACCCCGTCCTGCCCCTGTACGAGGGGGAAGGGGAGGGGGTCTACGACCTGGCGGGTCCGGCCTGCGAGGCGGGGGATGTCCTGGCCCGGGAGGTGCGCCTGCCCCGCCCAGAGGAGGGGGACGCCCTGGCCTTCCTCTGGGCGGGGGCCTACGGGGGGAGCATGGCCACCCCCTACCTGGACACCCCGGCCCCCTTGGAGGTGGCCTGGACAGGGTCGGGGTGGGAGGTCCTCCGCCCCCGGGGCCGCATCGAGGCCCTCTGGGCGGGGGAGGGGTAG
- a CDS encoding N-acetylglucosamine-6-phosphate deacetylase, with protein sequence MELLANAFFPEGPALARLRFSERVEGLEPRGPVDLEAPWALPGFVDLHVHGGGGREVMEGEEGIRALLAFHLRHGTTALLATTVTAPLEDLLRVLEAARRVMARPGPGEARLLGVHLEGPFISPRRLGAQPPFARPPTLEELEALLASQAVRAVTLAPELPGMDWAIPLLRERGVRVQIGHTEAGYEETLRALERGASGFTHLFNAMPPLHHRAPGVVGAALERGRWAEVIPDGLHVHPSLLRLAHRLIPGLYAVTDAVAAAGMPDGVYPLGAHRVEKRGEGVWLGEGLAGSTLTMDRALERLLEFGFSLEEAVALTGLRPAAYLGLEHGLEPGLPADLVLWQGGLVEVYLGGRKVVG encoded by the coding sequence ATGGAGCTCCTGGCCAACGCCTTCTTTCCGGAGGGGCCGGCCCTGGCCCGCCTCCGCTTCTCTGAGCGGGTGGAGGGCCTGGAGCCCCGGGGCCCCGTGGACCTCGAGGCCCCTTGGGCCCTCCCGGGCTTTGTGGACCTGCACGTGCACGGGGGCGGGGGACGGGAGGTTATGGAGGGGGAGGAGGGGATCCGGGCCCTCCTCGCCTTCCACCTCCGCCACGGGACCACGGCCCTCCTGGCCACCACGGTGACCGCCCCCCTGGAGGACCTCCTAAGGGTGTTGGAGGCCGCCCGGCGGGTGATGGCGCGCCCCGGGCCCGGCGAGGCGCGCCTTTTGGGGGTGCACCTGGAGGGGCCCTTTATCTCCCCCCGGCGCCTGGGGGCCCAGCCCCCCTTCGCCCGGCCCCCCACCCTAGAGGAGCTCGAGGCCCTCCTCGCCTCCCAGGCCGTGCGGGCCGTTACCCTGGCCCCGGAGCTTCCCGGGATGGACTGGGCCATTCCCCTCCTCAGGGAGCGGGGCGTGCGGGTGCAGATCGGCCACACGGAGGCGGGCTACGAGGAAACCCTGAGGGCCCTGGAGCGGGGGGCTTCGGGCTTCACCCACCTCTTCAACGCCATGCCCCCCCTGCACCACCGGGCCCCGGGGGTGGTGGGGGCGGCCCTGGAGCGGGGCCGGTGGGCGGAGGTCATCCCCGACGGCCTCCACGTCCACCCCAGCCTCCTCCGCCTGGCTCACCGCCTGATCCCCGGCCTCTACGCGGTCACGGACGCGGTGGCCGCGGCGGGGATGCCGGACGGGGTCTACCCCTTGGGGGCCCACCGGGTGGAGAAGCGGGGGGAGGGGGTGTGGCTGGGGGAGGGCCTGGCGGGGAGCACCCTCACCATGGACCGGGCCCTTGAGCGCCTCCTGGAGTTCGGCTTTTCCCTGGAGGAGGCCGTGGCCCTGACGGGCCTCCGCCCCGCGGCCTACCTGGGGCTAGAGCACGGCCTGGAGCCCGGCCTCCCCGCGGACCTCGTCCTCTGGCAGGGGGGGCTTGTGGAGGTTTACCTGGGAGGGCGTAAGGTGGTGGGGTGA